In the genome of Methanococcoides burtonii DSM 6242, the window CCTTGATGTTCTGGATGTTATGACATTGCTCACTTTGCCGGATCATTTGCGTACGACCGCAACAGCTCTTTTTGAGCTTGGTTCGGCTACAGCGGATGAGCTTGCGGGGAAAACAAATAAAGAAAGAGCTGTTGAGAGCAATTATCTGAACCAACTGGTACGAATGGGTCATGTTGTGAAAAACAGGTCCGGCAGGAAAGTATACTTTAGTATTGGAGATGGGCTAGGCAAATGAATACTGCTGAACGACTGCTTATTTAGTTGGGTTGTGATAAAATACACTTCTTTATAAACAAAGTAAACTTTAGTATCAATCAATTTTAATTTCAAATGATTTTATATACAGGTTTATGTATTTATTATAGAGAATTCCGATAAACCTCGGAAACAGACGCAATATTTATAATATATTACAATAATTTTGTATTATGTCCTTAACAAACTTTGCTTTTAAAGAAGAGTACAAACGTCTTGAAAATCTCGGTGACAAGCTCTCTGAAATTGAATCTCTCATCGATTGGAAACCATTTCGTCCAATTATAGCAGAGATGTATATCAATAAAACAGAGTTCGGTGGCAGACCAAACGTTGATGAAATCGTCATGCTCAAAATGTTAGTATTGCAACAATGGCATGGACTATCTGACCCTGAACTTGAAAGACAAGCTACTGACAGAATTTCCTTTAGGAAATTCTTGGGCTTTCCTGCAAAAATTCCAGATCATACTACTGTTTGGGCATTTAGAGAACGAATTGCTCAATCAGGAAAAGAAGATGAAATCTGGAATGAAATGCAAAGACAACTTGATAAGAAAGGTTTGAGGATCAAACAAGGTATGATTCAGGATGCAACATTTATACATGCTGATCCAGGACATGCAAATCTTGATACTCCTCGTGGAAATGAAGCAAAGACCAGAAGATGTAAGGACGGTACATGGACAAAAAAGGCATCTAAGTCACATTTTGGATATAAACTACATACCATTGAAGATACCGAATATGATCTGATAAGGAGATATAGGACAACTACTGCCTCAGTTCATGATAGTCAGGTGGATCTTTCTGAAGAAGGCGAAGTTGTTTACAGAGATAGAGGTTACTTTGGTGCAATTTCAAAAGGATATGATGCAACTATGCAAAGGGGCGTGCGAGGTCATCCTATTGGTATTAGGGATAAGATGAGAAACAAAAGAATAAGCAGGAAAAGAGCAAAGGGAGAAAGACCTTATGCTGTTATCAAAAATGTGTTTACGTCAGGATTTGTAAGAGTAACAACGTTGGCAAGAGTAAATGTCAAAATGGCGATTACAGCATTCAGCTATAATCTCTATCAATTGAGGACAATAAGAAGAAAATCATTAGGATGAATAGCGGTAGCTATTCAAAAAAGTTGGAAAGTATATAAATAGATACTAGCAAACTGCTGGAAATAGAGAGAAAAGCTCAAAATTTTAGCTGGAAAAATTTGCTTTGAAAAAAATCAGCAGTTAATCGCAATTCTCTATAATTGAACCTCTACAAATTGAAGTGATCAGGATATGTCATTGACAATTGCAGTACATTCTTATAAAGGTGGTTCCGGTAAAACCTCATTTGCAATTAATCTTGCGTCTGCGTATGCATCTGTTGGAAAGAGCGTATGCCTTTTGGATGTTGATCTAAAGGCTCCCAGTTCGTTCAATTATCTACTTCCTGAAGCTAAGCGCTGGGTCAATGATGTCTTTGAAGGTCGATACGGTGTAATGGATGTGGTCATGGATGTCAGCAAAGAAATGGGTACCGCGGGTGCGTTCGATGTTGGCTATTCTAATCCCGATATCCTCGCTGTTCGTGATGTTTCAAGCAAGGACCGAAAATGGCAGTCAAAGGCATTGAAATTCTTGATGAATGCTAAAAGGGACCTTTCAAATATCGGCATCGATGTCGTTATATTAGATACGGGAGCTGGTGTGGATTTTACTTCGGTTAACGCGATTGCTGTTGCAGATCATGTTGTTATGGTGGGCAAACCCGGAGCTTCCAGACAAAGGGCAATTGATCAGGTCGTCAAGGGCATTTATATACCATTGGAAAAGAACTGTTCGATTGTTGAGAACATGGGCCATGCTAACAATTCTACTGATCTTTCCTATGAGGGGCAGTTCGATCTTCCTGTATTGGCATCGATTCCTTGTATGTGTGATGTTGCGGTTAGGTGTGACAATGAAGTTTTGGTACTTACAGAACCGGAACATTCTTTTTCAAAGAACATTTTTAATGCCATGAGGGCTATTGATAAGCTAACTTCCTGATAATGAATGATCGAAAAGTTGATCATCATGAATTTTTGATGAGATCATTTGTTGTTATCTTTGTTGATGATATCTTTTACATTATCAATATAACTCAGTAGTTCATTCCTTTTTGCTTCCTCTATTTTGTTTTGAAATGTCTCTGACTCCATTAGTGTGCTCTGGAGTGCAATGATCAAAAGATATACGATTGCAGCAGCTGCAAATGCGAGTGTTATCCTTTCAATTGGATATATGGCAATTACGGATGTGAACATCTGTGGGGTAATGTCATAGAGTATTGCTGCGGTTATACTTCCCGCAAGGTGATCTGCAAGGATGGCAATCAGGGTTGAAAATAGAAGAAACGCGAATGTGTAGAAATTTCCTCTCTTGTCATGATATTTATGGTGGAAAAGGACAAAGCTACCAAGAACTATGATGTGAAACCATGGATAATAGAATACTTCTCTTCCTAATGGGGTAATGTACCATCCAAGGATCAGTATGCTGAACAATATCATTGCAGCCTTCTCCCTTTTAGTGATGCATAGCCCTGTCACAACGGAAGCCATTGCAACAAAAAATGGTGTTAGGAGGTGGAACATGTCGGGGGTATGACTTCTTACAAATACATGTGCCATTATACCGGTAAAAGATGCGATCGCACCCCATAAAGGTCCCAGAAGGAATCCGTTCAGTGCACCAAATGATACTACTGAACTTATTCTGGCTCCTTCTATTCCAATGAGGTTTTCAAAATCAGGAAACCAACTTGCAAAATACGTAGCTACTATTGCGGATAATAGGTAAAGTAATGTGAGTTCTCTCTTTTTTATAAGATGGTTATATATATCTATTATCACATTTATCTATTTGTTCTGCAGACATATATAATGAATTAAGAATACTTTTTTTATATTTTATAGTCATCTACAAATTTTCCATCAGAACTAATATATATAGTCATACCAATTTAGCGGATTGATAACTATGATGTTGATTGGAGAAGCACTTATTGGCGAGGCACCAGAGCTCGCACACGTTGATCTTATGATCGGGGACAAGGAGGGGCCGGTAGGGCAGGCATTCGCAACAGGAATGACCCAGCTTTCAGCAGGCCACACTCCCGTTCTTTCTGTCATCCGCCCGAACTTACCTACAAAGCCATCCACACTTATCGTTCCAAAAGTGACCGTTAAGGGAATGGATCAGGCTTCACAGATATTCGGTCCTGCACAGGCCGCTGTTTCAAAGGCAGTTGCTGATGCAGTGGAAGAAGGACTGATCCCTAAGGAAAAAGCAGAAGACCTTGTCATCATTGCAAGCGTTTTCATTCACCCGCAGGCAGTGGACTATAACCGTATCTACAGGTACAATTACGGAGCTACTAAATTGGCACTTAAACGCGCACTTGATGGTTTCCCTGACATTGATACAGTTCTTCATGAGAAGGACCGGGCTGCACACGCTGTCATGGGATTCAAGATATCCAAACTTTGGGATGCTCCATACTTGCAGGTCGCACTTGACAATCCAAACCTTCCTGTTATCCTTAATATCATCAAGCAGCTCCCTAAGAGCGACCACTTGATACTGGAAGCAGGTACACCCCTTATCAAACGCTATGGTGTGGATGTCATTTCCAAAATACGTGAGGTCAGACCGGACGCGTTCATCGTTGCAGATCTTAAGACCCTCGACACAGGTAACCTTGAGGCACGTATGGTGGCGGATGCAACCGCTGATGCTATTGTAGTATCCGCTCTTGCACCTATCGCAACACTCAACAAGGTAATTGAAGAGGCACACAAGACCGGTATCTATGCTGTCATGGATACATTGAACACTCCTGATCCAGTAGCTGTCCTTGAACAATTGGACGTACTTCCTGATGTAGTTGAACTACACCGTGCAATTGACATCGAGGGCACTGCTCACGCATGGGGCAGTATCGAAGGTATCAAGGCACTTGCAGTGAAGCGTTCTTCCAAGGTCCTTGTAGCAGTCGCTGGTGGTGTACGTGTTGACACTATCTCTGATGCACTTGGAGCAGGTGCTGATATCCTTGTCGTTGGCAGGGCTATCACCAATTCAAAGGATGTCAGGCAGGCAGCTGACCGGTTCATTGAAGGCTTGAACAAGCCTGAGATCGACCAGTTCAGAATAATGACCGATTTTTAAGCGTGCGATTATTCACACGTTCTTTTTTTTAGGGGTGATAGTTTGAAACCTTTGATAGTATTGAACCTAAAGACATATCTCGAAGGTACCGGGGAAGGTGCTGTAAGGATAGCTCGTGCCTGTAAAGAGGTCGGTGAAGCAAGCGGGATCGAGATCGCTATCGCACCTCAGTTCTGTGATATCTACAGGGTCGCATCTCAGGTAGATGTTCCTGTATATTCCCAGCATCTCGATGGTGTCGGAGCAGGCAGTTTTACCGGACATGCTTTTGCAAAGTGTATAAAGGATGCCGGAGCTGTGGGTACGCTTATCAATCACTCGGAGTGCAGATTGAAACTTGCTGACATCGAAGCTTCTGTGACGGCAGCAAAAGGTGAAGGTCTTCGCACTATAATCTGTACTAATAATATTGCAACAACAGCAGCAGCAGCGGCATTAGGTCCTGACTATGTTGCAGTTGAGCCTCCTGAACTTATAGGCTCTGGAATTCCAGTCTCAAAGGCAGATCCAGAGGTTGTAACAGGTTCTGTGGCAGCAGTGGAAAGGATCGATCCGGCAGTGAAAGTGCTTTGTGGTGCTGGTATCTCCAAAGGGGAGGACCTTAAAGCTGCAATAGAACTTGGTTCAGTCGGTGTGCTTCTTGCATCAGGCATTGTAAAGGCCAAAGATCCAAAAGCTGCGCTTGAAGATCTTGTCAGTCTTATTTAAAAAAGAAGTTGTGATGCCGGAAGGCATCAATATACTATTTTTATCTTATTTCCTTCTTATCTTAAAGGAAATACCATGCGATGAACAACAACAGCGTGGAGAATCCCACTTTTATTGACATTGTAAGTTCCAGATGAAGATTTCGGGCAACCATATTGGATATCCCTATAGGTGGTGGTGATATCAGCAGTGCTGCACCGAACAGACAAAATCCCGGTATGTAGTTATTTTCTACAATGATAAGATAAAGTCCCTGTATTCCCAGGTATATCCCAAAGACGGAAATGAAGAACAATCCCATCTTGTAGAATCGGAGATATTTCTCGATGCCTCCGGGAAGCACATTGGCAGCTTTAAGCCCTTTGTTATTAGTTTTCAAAAAAATCACCGTAGGTAGCGTCCTATTTCTGTGGATATTTATTCTGTCCTCATTGCATATATAGGAGAGGTTCATCCGCGTATCTTGCAACCAAGCCCACATAGGAGTTTTTCAACATCGGTCTGCATCTTTGTTGCGTTACTCTCTTCAAGTATGGTAATGCGGAACGTAGCACTTAGTCTGTTATCGGAAATGCCTGAATAAGTATCGATTATCTCGGTCGAGGCTATCCTTTCATCATTATCGATGACCTTCTCAAATACTGATGCATCAGCTCCTGAAGGGAGTAATACTGAAATATCCCTTTTTGGATGGAGAAGATTTTTCACTTTCCAATCCTTAAGTTCCTTCTCGGTGTACAACCTGATATTCTCTGTCTTCAGGTAGACATCCTTTCCGCCCTTGGAGATTATCACTGCTCTTGGTGTCACTTTCTTGATCGTTCCCACATGTGTGACGCCTGAGTAGTTATGGTAAAGGCCTCTTTCGACTCCTACAGATGCGATCATCTCCTCGAATTCGGATATTTTCGCATTGATGAGCTTATCCGATCGGTGAAGTGCGGATGGCGTATCCTTAAAATGAGCGGCAGCCTCTGTCATCTTGTTGCAGAATGCTTCAATGTCCTGTTCCCTGACTATCTCAGAAAGGATGTTACACTCACTTATGAAGGTCTCATGGACTTTTAACACCTGTTCGTTCTGCATCTGTATGTGGGCGTACAGGTAGGGATTCTGCCCAAGTATTCTCCCAACGAAATCGACCATTATTTCATAGACCGGGCTCATGAAACGCCGTGACATACTAACATCAAAATCAAGGCTTTTGAACGTGTTCCCTATTGTTATGTATGCAAAATGTGTCAGGCCCTGAACAACAGAGACGAACTTATCGTGTTCTTCCGGTTTGATTATCTCAATATGTGCACCATTTTCCTCGAAGAGGTTTCGCATTATGGGGAACCACTTTTCAGATCGGCCTTTGGTGGGGCTCATTATCACGATCTGCCCCTGTAATGTCGGAATGGATGGGCCGAACATGGGGTGTGTGCCGAGGATCTCAACACCGTCAGGTGCTGTTTCTCTCATTGCCCTTACAGGTTCGGCCTTTATGGATGTCAGGTCCATCAGCAAGCTTCCCGCCTTCATTTTGGGAGCGGTCTCCCTGATAACATCTGCAGTAATGTCTATTGGTACTGTGATGATCACTATATCTGAGGTCCTTATTGCATTGTCAAGGTCTGATGCAAATTCAACTCCCATTTGTTTTGCTATCTCGGTCTTTTGGCTGCTGCCCCAGACCACAACTTCATAACCGTGATCAGTAAAGAACTTCGTGAACCATTTCCCCATTTCTCCTGTGCCACCAATGATCAGCATTTTCATATGTCCAATGTCTCCATGACAGTTTTTTTCATGACATTTATGGGTGGTTCTTTTCCAGTCCATATGCGGAAGGCTTCCGCTCCCTGGTATACTAGCATCATAATGCCTGTGATAGGTCTTGCACCTGCGGTCTCTGCTTCCTGCAACAGTTTTGTCATAAGCGGATTGTAAACGATATCAAAAACTGCAAGGTCTGAATGCATCTGCTCTGCGGTCACAAGGGTCCCATTGGAATTGCCCAGTCCTACTGTGGTGGTATTGATAAGAATATCAATATCTTCAAGCCCATTGTCAACGATATCAAGACCGTATCCTTTTGCATCTCCTATCTCTGCAGCGAGCTGCATGGCACGTTCAGGGGTTCGGTTGGCAATGTTCACATTTGCTCCTGCTTCTGCAAATGTGAATGCGATGGCTCTTGCAGCACCGCCTGCTCCGAGGATCAGGACATTCTTGTCCTTGATATCGACACCTTCATCCTCGATAGTTCGTTTTGCACCAATGCCGTCAGTGTTGTAGCCTTTAATACCGTCCTTGAAGTCAATGGTGTTTATGGCACCTATCTTTGCAGCAAGGGAATCTGCATCAACGAATTTGAGAGCGGTCTCTTTGAGGGGCACTGTGAGGTTCAATCCTCCGAATCCCATGGCCTTTGCACCCTGCAGTGCGTTTTCAAGGTCGTTCTTCTCAACTCGGAATGCATGGTATGTGCAGTCCATGTCCAGGGCTTCGAATGCTGAATTGTGCATGATGGGTGATAGTGAATGTTCTATGGGATCCCCAAGGACTGCAAATATCTTCTTCATTCCATCATCTCCATTGCTTTTTTCAGGTCTTCCACTTTTAGTTGTCCTGGTGCTACGGCATCGGATACGCTTGCATATGTAAGCTTTGAGCCATAGAGGGGGGCAATGATGCGGGTGTGTTTTCCCAGTTTACCCATGGATATTGTGCAGACATCGTCTACTTCCAGTGTCACTTCCAGCAGGTTCAGTACATCCTGCATATTCTCAGGCATCACTGCAAGTTTTGCAATATCGGCACCTGCGTCGTGGGAGTGGTCAAGGATGCTTTTCAGGGTCTCTTTGTCAGGCGTCCTTTCAAAATCGTGCGATGAGATTATGGTGGTCTTACTTTCCTCTTTTGCTTTTTTGACTATCCTGTCCCTGAGCTGTTCATCTGTTTCGAGCTCGATATCCACGGCATCTGTTAGATGCATGATATCTTCCAATAGGGCAATTCTGTTCTCTTCTGTACCTTCCCAATTTCCACCTTGGGATTGTAACCTGTTGGTTGCAATACACGGGAGGCTGGTCGTGCCTTTGAGCATCCTCAACAGGTTTGCAGCTTCTTTGGAGGTGGTTATCCCAAGTAGGTCGAACCTTATCTCAAGGATATCTGCACCATGTTCTGCTGCAGTTTTGCACTGTTGTAAAGGTTCGTTGCTTATGGCAGCAACGATAGCTGGCCTTTCTTCCAGATCGAACGTCCCTATTTTCAGCATCGCTCACTTCTCGATTATCGTTTCTTCGACCTTCATTCCGAAATGGCGTGCACCGCCTTCATAGTAGACCATTACTTCATTTCCGGGTTTCAGGTCGGCTACAGAGATGGGCTCTCCGTTTATGTCCACCAGTTTGATGGTCTCGGCGTTCTGGAGGATGTTCTTTATGATCTCTCCATTTACTTCGGCTTCTACGAGCATGAGTGGCCGTCTTTCGATCTTGACCCTGCCTACAATGCCGGTTCGCTGTTTTCCCCCGGCATTGACAATGGTGACCTCGTCACCGGAACTGAGTTCGGAAAGATATCTGGTCCTGTCTCCCACTTTCACGTATGCATGAACTGCTCCGGCATTGACGCGGAACGGGCGGGATGCAACGTATGGGCTTTCTTCGGATTCTGAATGCACCAGGAACATCCCGCTTGCTTGTGAGCCTACAAGCATTCCTTCGCCTTTGGTCATCATGTTGCAGGTGTCTACACAGACACGATCTCCCATTCCCACAGCTTCGACCTTTGTGACCTTTCCGGGAACAAGTTTAAGGTCCTCGATGCCTGATCTTTCTGCTACTGCAACGGTGGCTTTGATGGTATTGGGGTCATCTGAGTCCAGCAAGACACCTTCTGATCCGTGTTCCATTGTCTCGAGAGCTAGTTTTGCTTCATCCTGATCACGAACACCGGCAATGATCTTCACATCACTATCCTGAAGTGCGGCGATGAGGTTCTCAAGGGGAATGACCTTCCAGTCAGTACCTACTATGATGAGGAAATCGCATTCTTTACCTATCTCTGCGGCAAATTCTTCGTATTTCTTGTTCTGTATGACCACGTAGGCCCCGACGGTCAATCCTTTTTCTTTCAATCGGATCGCAGTGATCATGTCGAGGGACCCAACAGGATCAGGTGATAATGGTTTTGTTCCGTCTCCTTCTCCGCCCTTTCCAACGACAACGATGTCAGCACCGGACTTGTCGTCATAGGTAAATGCAGCTACCTGTATGTCTCCAAGTTCCCTTACTTTTTCTACTTCGTCAGAGTTTACAAGCACACAATTGGCACCGGACTCAAGTCCTGTTGTGATCCTGTCCTTGTGAGCTTCCCAGTGGCCTTTATCGGCCTTTATCCAAATCGTCTTGTCCATCATATTATACGCCATTGGAGTTTATCATTTAAGTGTTTGTAGTGCCTCTTCTACACTTGCCTTGTGGTGAACTACCTGTGTTATAGCCCTTGTCATCTTTACGGGGTCGGGGTGCTGGAATACATTCCTTCCAATGGCAACACCTCTTGCACCTGCTTCCATGGCTCCGCTTATCATTTCCAGGAATTCCTGGTCGGTCTCTGTTTTTGGTCCGCCTGCAATAACAACTGGCACGGGACAACCATTGACAACGTCTTTGAAACTATCCACATCTCCGGTGTAGACTGTTTTGATC includes:
- a CDS encoding shikimate dehydrogenase, producing MKKIFAVLGDPIEHSLSPIMHNSAFEALDMDCTYHAFRVEKNDLENALQGAKAMGFGGLNLTVPLKETALKFVDADSLAAKIGAINTIDFKDGIKGYNTDGIGAKRTIEDEGVDIKDKNVLILGAGGAARAIAFTFAEAGANVNIANRTPERAMQLAAEIGDAKGYGLDIVDNGLEDIDILINTTTVGLGNSNGTLVTAEQMHSDLAVFDIVYNPLMTKLLQEAETAGARPITGIMMLVYQGAEAFRIWTGKEPPINVMKKTVMETLDI
- the aroD gene encoding type I 3-dehydroquinate dehydratase yields the protein MLKIGTFDLEERPAIVAAISNEPLQQCKTAAEHGADILEIRFDLLGITTSKEAANLLRMLKGTTSLPCIATNRLQSQGGNWEGTEENRIALLEDIMHLTDAVDIELETDEQLRDRIVKKAKEESKTTIISSHDFERTPDKETLKSILDHSHDAGADIAKLAVMPENMQDVLNLLEVTLEVDDVCTISMGKLGKHTRIIAPLYGSKLTYASVSDAVAPGQLKVEDLKKAMEMME
- a CDS encoding bifunctional 5,6,7,8-tetrahydromethanopterin hydro-lyase/3-hexulose-6-phosphate synthase gives rise to the protein MMLIGEALIGEAPELAHVDLMIGDKEGPVGQAFATGMTQLSAGHTPVLSVIRPNLPTKPSTLIVPKVTVKGMDQASQIFGPAQAAVSKAVADAVEEGLIPKEKAEDLVIIASVFIHPQAVDYNRIYRYNYGATKLALKRALDGFPDIDTVLHEKDRAAHAVMGFKISKLWDAPYLQVALDNPNLPVILNIIKQLPKSDHLILEAGTPLIKRYGVDVISKIREVRPDAFIVADLKTLDTGNLEARMVADATADAIVVSALAPIATLNKVIEEAHKTGIYAVMDTLNTPDPVAVLEQLDVLPDVVELHRAIDIEGTAHAWGSIEGIKALAVKRSSKVLVAVAGGVRVDTISDALGAGADILVVGRAITNSKDVRQAADRFIEGLNKPEIDQFRIMTDF
- the tpiA gene encoding triose-phosphate isomerase → MKPLIVLNLKTYLEGTGEGAVRIARACKEVGEASGIEIAIAPQFCDIYRVASQVDVPVYSQHLDGVGAGSFTGHAFAKCIKDAGAVGTLINHSECRLKLADIEASVTAAKGEGLRTIICTNNIATTAAAAALGPDYVAVEPPELIGSGIPVSKADPEVVTGSVAAVERIDPAVKVLCGAGISKGEDLKAAIELGSVGVLLASGIVKAKDPKAALEDLVSLI
- a CDS encoding 3-dehydroquinate synthase II gives rise to the protein MMDKTIWIKADKGHWEAHKDRITTGLESGANCVLVNSDEVEKVRELGDIQVAAFTYDDKSGADIVVVGKGGEGDGTKPLSPDPVGSLDMITAIRLKEKGLTVGAYVVIQNKKYEEFAAEIGKECDFLIIVGTDWKVIPLENLIAALQDSDVKIIAGVRDQDEAKLALETMEHGSEGVLLDSDDPNTIKATVAVAERSGIEDLKLVPGKVTKVEAVGMGDRVCVDTCNMMTKGEGMLVGSQASGMFLVHSESEESPYVASRPFRVNAGAVHAYVKVGDRTRYLSELSSGDEVTIVNAGGKQRTGIVGRVKIERRPLMLVEAEVNGEIIKNILQNAETIKLVDINGEPISVADLKPGNEVMVYYEGGARHFGMKVEETIIEK
- a CDS encoding IS5-like element ISMbu1 family transposase, giving the protein MSLTNFAFKEEYKRLENLGDKLSEIESLIDWKPFRPIIAEMYINKTEFGGRPNVDEIVMLKMLVLQQWHGLSDPELERQATDRISFRKFLGFPAKIPDHTTVWAFRERIAQSGKEDEIWNEMQRQLDKKGLRIKQGMIQDATFIHADPGHANLDTPRGNEAKTRRCKDGTWTKKASKSHFGYKLHTIEDTEYDLIRRYRTTTASVHDSQVDLSEEGEVVYRDRGYFGAISKGYDATMQRGVRGHPIGIRDKMRNKRISRKRAKGERPYAVIKNVFTSGFVRVTTLARVNVKMAITAFSYNLYQLRTIRRKSLG
- a CDS encoding ParA family protein, whose product is MSLTIAVHSYKGGSGKTSFAINLASAYASVGKSVCLLDVDLKAPSSFNYLLPEAKRWVNDVFEGRYGVMDVVMDVSKEMGTAGAFDVGYSNPDILAVRDVSSKDRKWQSKALKFLMNAKRDLSNIGIDVVILDTGAGVDFTSVNAIAVADHVVMVGKPGASRQRAIDQVVKGIYIPLEKNCSIVENMGHANNSTDLSYEGQFDLPVLASIPCMCDVAVRCDNEVLVLTEPEHSFSKNIFNAMRAIDKLTS
- a CDS encoding prephenate dehydrogenase — its product is MKMLIIGGTGEMGKWFTKFFTDHGYEVVVWGSSQKTEIAKQMGVEFASDLDNAIRTSDIVIITVPIDITADVIRETAPKMKAGSLLMDLTSIKAEPVRAMRETAPDGVEILGTHPMFGPSIPTLQGQIVIMSPTKGRSEKWFPIMRNLFEENGAHIEIIKPEEHDKFVSVVQGLTHFAYITIGNTFKSLDFDVSMSRRFMSPVYEIMVDFVGRILGQNPYLYAHIQMQNEQVLKVHETFISECNILSEIVREQDIEAFCNKMTEAAAHFKDTPSALHRSDKLINAKISEFEEMIASVGVERGLYHNYSGVTHVGTIKKVTPRAVIISKGGKDVYLKTENIRLYTEKELKDWKVKNLLHPKRDISVLLPSGADASVFEKVIDNDERIASTEIIDTYSGISDNRLSATFRITILEESNATKMQTDVEKLLCGLGCKIRG